One genomic region from Candidatus Methylacidiphilales bacterium encodes:
- a CDS encoding ABC transporter ATP-binding protein: MPSRHDYQAKQKLTTIQGAVFLYKVCGKYLRRYWLRFVLGILLGLSFGMVNASSLWVTKTLVDHMTPATPTAAPDAKKPVSPPPATAGFVKQLQYKAKITGRRYAKRIDETTDHWIPRVGRSVQWQEIVGGTLLLPFLLFLRGGVSYLSSYYFAWVGLRVTNDLRLDALTKLHSLSLDYFNKRSTADLLGRVNSDTGVIRAFLSLGFNDIIKEPFTFFCVFSAMLVINWKLTLFACTLMPLCFIPISILGKKSRKASRADSQKMMGAENGLIEALANIRVVKSFRLESQQKEEFADALRTSIKYAMRNIKAKELLNPIIEVISMLGISVIIVYVISQNIPIPNLAAFLVGLITLYSPLKKIGGIHIYFSQASFSVERLSEFFSEVPTVAEKPNPVLLERFSRNIRLENVGFSYGDGMVLQNVSLQVPRGMKLGIAGESGSGKTTLINLLLRFYDVTEGRILVDGHDVRDLSFDSHRRIMSLVGQEVLLFNRSIAENIEFGLLGATRTQIEEAAKGAFAHEFITQLPHGYDTIIGERGVRLSGGQRQRLAIARAFVRDAPILILDEATASLDSTAEAEVQAAIDRLAQGRTVISIAHRLSTLKDCNLIVVFDKGRIIEQGTMGELLRAKGAFAIMAARQGILDA, encoded by the coding sequence ATGCCATCACGCCACGACTATCAAGCCAAACAAAAACTCACGACGATTCAGGGCGCGGTTTTTCTCTACAAAGTATGCGGCAAGTACCTGCGCCGTTACTGGTTGCGCTTTGTTTTGGGGATTCTTCTGGGCCTCAGTTTCGGCATGGTCAACGCCAGTTCCCTCTGGGTCACCAAGACGTTGGTCGATCACATGACGCCTGCCACGCCAACTGCCGCGCCTGATGCCAAAAAGCCGGTTTCACCGCCCCCTGCTACTGCGGGATTCGTTAAGCAATTGCAGTACAAAGCCAAGATCACCGGACGCCGTTATGCGAAACGGATTGATGAAACAACCGATCATTGGATTCCTCGCGTCGGGCGTTCCGTGCAGTGGCAGGAAATTGTCGGCGGCACTCTTCTGCTGCCATTTCTTCTATTCTTGCGCGGTGGCGTCAGTTACCTCAGCAGCTATTATTTTGCCTGGGTCGGCCTGCGCGTGACCAACGACCTGCGCCTCGACGCCCTCACCAAACTGCACTCTCTTTCCCTTGATTATTTCAACAAACGCAGTACAGCGGATCTGCTCGGCCGGGTCAACAGCGACACGGGCGTTATCCGCGCATTTCTCAGCCTGGGCTTTAATGACATCATCAAGGAACCTTTCACTTTCTTCTGCGTATTTTCCGCCATGCTGGTTATCAACTGGAAGCTGACCCTTTTTGCCTGCACGCTCATGCCCCTCTGCTTCATCCCTATCAGCATTCTCGGGAAAAAATCGCGCAAGGCCAGCCGGGCCGACAGCCAGAAGATGATGGGCGCCGAAAACGGCTTGATCGAAGCACTCGCCAATATCCGCGTTGTGAAAAGTTTTCGTCTGGAAAGCCAGCAGAAGGAAGAATTTGCAGACGCGCTGCGGACTTCCATCAAATACGCCATGCGCAACATCAAGGCCAAGGAACTGCTCAACCCGATCATCGAAGTCATTTCCATGCTCGGCATCAGCGTCATCATCGTTTATGTGATCTCGCAGAACATTCCCATCCCCAATCTGGCGGCATTCCTGGTGGGGTTGATTACCCTCTACAGCCCTCTTAAAAAAATCGGCGGCATCCACATTTACTTTTCCCAGGCCTCCTTTTCTGTCGAACGCCTCTCTGAATTTTTCAGCGAAGTTCCCACCGTTGCCGAAAAACCCAATCCCGTCCTGCTGGAAAGATTTTCGCGCAACATTCGCCTCGAAAACGTGGGTTTTTCCTACGGCGACGGCATGGTCCTGCAAAACGTCTCGCTGCAGGTCCCGCGCGGAATGAAGCTCGGCATTGCCGGCGAAAGCGGCTCCGGGAAAACAACCCTCATTAACCTGCTGCTCCGCTTCTACGACGTGACCGAGGGCCGGATTCTCGTTGACGGCCATGACGTGCGCGACCTCTCCTTCGACAGCCACCGCCGCATCATGTCGCTCGTCGGCCAGGAAGTCCTGCTTTTTAACCGCAGCATCGCCGAGAACATCGAGTTCGGCCTGCTTGGCGCCACCCGGACGCAGATCGAGGAAGCAGCCAAAGGTGCTTTCGCCCATGAGTTCATCACCCAACTGCCTCATGGCTACGACACGATCATTGGGGAACGGGGCGTTCGCCTGTCCGGAGGCCAGCGCCAACGCCTGGCCATCGCCCGCGCTTTTGTCCGCGATGCGCCCATCCTCATTCTGGATGAAGCCACTGCTTCGCTCGATTCCACGGCGGAAGCCGAAGTACAGGCCGCCATCGACCGTCTGGCGCAGGGCCGCACCGTCATCAGCATCGCCCACCGACTTTCCACACTCAAAGACTGCAACCTCATCGTCGTTTTTGACAAGGGGCGCATTATCGAACAGGGCACCATGGGTGAACTCCTCCGCGCCAAGGGCGCATTTGCCATAATGGCGGCGCGGCAGGGGATATTGGATGCCTAG
- a CDS encoding glycosyltransferase family 4 protein, translating to MPKTAGDDKLLPHKGSAVLLMKQQGNSKARAERRFRILHTESSLGWGGQEIRVLQELKAMRARGHEVWLAAPSISRIYTEAEAVSIPVFSLDCRRLSYVSSTLKLVRQLRENRIDVVNTHSSRDGWLGGIAARYARTPVLLRSRHIDVEYRNPWLSRLAFSSLADRVLTTSEKISRHLSERLSLDPALVSCIPTGVDVERFQPGIRGTLHEELRLPPELPLVGLIAVIRSWKGHAVFVEAASLLRGRGQRAHFVVAGDGPGRDELRQRVAEAGLHNCFSLLGHRTDVPQIMASLSVFVLPSLAHEGIPQAVLQAQATGVPVVGTRIGGIPEVVQHESTGLLVEPGNAAQLADAIGRLLAEPQLRESLAGAGRESVLKHHTNEAMCETVERIIGQVLIGKNRATR from the coding sequence GTGCCAAAAACCGCGGGTGATGACAAGCTTTTACCCCATAAGGGCAGCGCGGTATTATTGATGAAACAGCAAGGCAACAGCAAGGCAAGGGCGGAACGGCGTTTCCGGATCCTGCATACGGAGAGTTCACTCGGTTGGGGCGGGCAGGAAATCCGCGTTTTGCAGGAACTGAAGGCCATGCGCGCGCGCGGGCATGAAGTCTGGCTGGCCGCGCCTTCCATCAGCCGTATTTATACGGAAGCCGAGGCCGTTTCCATCCCGGTTTTTTCACTGGATTGCCGCCGACTCAGCTACGTCTCATCCACACTGAAGCTCGTCCGGCAACTGCGTGAAAACCGGATCGATGTCGTCAACACACACAGCTCCCGGGACGGCTGGCTGGGTGGCATTGCTGCGAGGTATGCCCGCACGCCCGTGCTGCTGCGCTCCCGGCACATCGATGTGGAATACCGGAATCCCTGGCTGAGCCGCCTTGCGTTTTCCTCCCTGGCCGACCGGGTCTTGACCACAAGTGAAAAGATTTCAAGGCATTTATCAGAAAGGCTGTCGCTGGATCCTGCATTGGTTTCCTGCATCCCAACCGGGGTGGATGTGGAACGTTTCCAACCGGGAATCCGGGGTACTCTGCATGAGGAGCTGCGTCTGCCTCCGGAGCTGCCGCTGGTGGGGCTGATCGCTGTGATCCGGAGCTGGAAAGGGCATGCGGTCTTTGTCGAAGCGGCCAGCCTGCTGCGGGGGCGCGGCCAACGCGCCCATTTCGTGGTTGCGGGCGACGGGCCCGGACGCGACGAGCTTCGGCAGCGGGTTGCGGAGGCTGGATTACATAATTGCTTTTCATTGTTAGGCCACCGTACGGATGTCCCGCAAATCATGGCCTCGCTTTCGGTTTTTGTCCTGCCTTCCCTGGCGCATGAGGGGATTCCCCAGGCGGTTCTGCAGGCGCAGGCGACCGGCGTACCGGTGGTAGGCACAAGAATCGGCGGCATTCCCGAGGTGGTACAGCATGAAAGCACCGGCCTGCTGGTGGAACCCGGCAATGCAGCGCAACTGGCCGATGCAATCGGACGGTTGTTGGCCGAACCGCAATTACGCGAAAGCCTGGCCGGCGCGGGACGGGAGTCCGTACTCAAACATCACACCAATGAAGCCATGTGCGAGACCGTGGAACGCATCATCGGGCAGGTTTTAATCGGCAAAAATAGGGCGACCAGGTAG
- a CDS encoding glycosyltransferase family 9 protein, whose amino-acid sequence MNFPGLDPAWILTHRSLQHAGVIRPWNLGACRNEINRGAKVLVVSSTALGDTVLCTPLLRALSENLGRDHTGFLVKKPYRDLYAADAAIGEVFTVSGKYRGWLEMRRKILDGGYQIALIANTTEPDLIPWLWHCGIRGFLRYRSRWSQWSGWFANINMMRKPGEPDYATGHAIDNNLAMAEALGLAANERRTRLSLPDTISDSRQPIIMIHPGASRPRKRWPLERWIYVGRMLLDERPEARVLVTGSKEEAADAARLAEALGPRATNLAGNLGLMKLLELQSQAALFLSGDTGPYHMAVAVDCPTVTLFAPTDRGSSAEACGPKYSDPSRHAVLEISSFEAGISSIRAESVLAEAHRMLRG is encoded by the coding sequence ATGAACTTTCCCGGACTCGACCCTGCCTGGATTCTGACACACCGCTCGTTACAACATGCCGGTGTGATCCGTCCCTGGAATCTGGGGGCTTGCCGAAACGAAATCAATCGGGGGGCGAAAGTTTTGGTGGTGTCTTCCACGGCATTGGGCGACACGGTCCTGTGCACGCCCCTGTTGCGCGCGTTGTCGGAGAATCTGGGCCGCGATCATACCGGCTTTCTTGTCAAAAAGCCGTACCGAGACCTTTATGCCGCCGACGCTGCCATCGGAGAAGTTTTTACGGTTTCCGGAAAATACCGCGGCTGGTTGGAAATGCGCCGGAAAATTCTGGATGGCGGCTATCAGATCGCCCTCATTGCCAATACAACCGAACCCGATCTGATTCCGTGGCTTTGGCATTGCGGGATCCGCGGATTTCTCCGATACCGCAGCCGCTGGAGCCAATGGTCCGGGTGGTTCGCCAATATCAACATGATGCGCAAGCCCGGTGAACCCGATTACGCCACCGGCCATGCCATCGACAACAACCTTGCCATGGCTGAAGCGCTGGGCCTTGCCGCCAATGAGCGCCGCACCCGGCTCTCGCTGCCTGATACAATTTCAGACTCCCGCCAGCCTATTATTATGATCCATCCCGGCGCTTCGAGGCCGCGGAAGCGCTGGCCTTTGGAGCGCTGGATTTATGTGGGCAGGATGCTGCTTGATGAGCGGCCGGAAGCCCGCGTGCTCGTGACGGGATCCAAAGAGGAAGCGGCGGATGCGGCAAGGCTGGCTGAGGCGCTTGGGCCGCGTGCAACCAATCTGGCAGGCAACCTGGGCTTGATGAAATTATTGGAACTGCAGTCGCAGGCTGCGCTGTTTCTTTCCGGCGACACCGGCCCTTATCACATGGCGGTGGCGGTGGATTGCCCAACTGTCACACTATTTGCGCCAACCGACCGCGGTTCGTCCGCCGAGGCCTGCGGCCCGAAATATTCAGATCCGAGCCGGCATGCCGTTCTGGAAATTTCATCGTTCGAAGCCGGGATCAGCAGCATCAGAGCCGAGTCTGTTCTCGCAGAAGCCCACAGGATGTTGCGAGGTTAG
- a CDS encoding FkbM family methyltransferase yields the protein MNKARRLLKSLAWKLFPFAECAVKTASRLKILIPTKDAFGAFQEVFYEQCYRPNLASLSEVKRWVDVGCNIGYFSLWLYDALGKTSQEALLVDANPLSCKYAGRLLALNKLEPIMRVENALIGPKSAKAPFFASGTSTGSSIHREWGRNRKTILIPSAPLAEIVGTNSYDLIKIDIEGAEKFIFENETEFILSFPLGLAEWHAPYWSGKQMKDWLQKNKCRILQVSAGSLYGSDAFDSALGTVLWSTRSAEAAT from the coding sequence ATGAACAAGGCGCGAAGACTTCTGAAATCGCTGGCATGGAAATTATTCCCGTTCGCAGAATGCGCCGTCAAAACGGCATCGCGCCTCAAGATCTTGATTCCCACCAAGGATGCTTTCGGTGCCTTTCAAGAGGTTTTTTACGAGCAATGCTACCGACCGAATCTTGCCAGTCTTTCGGAGGTAAAGCGTTGGGTGGATGTTGGCTGCAATATAGGTTATTTTAGCCTTTGGTTGTATGATGCCCTGGGCAAAACGTCGCAGGAAGCATTATTGGTAGATGCGAATCCACTGTCCTGTAAATACGCCGGAAGACTTCTTGCCTTGAATAAGCTGGAGCCGATCATGCGGGTGGAAAACGCCTTGATCGGGCCAAAGTCTGCTAAGGCGCCATTTTTTGCCAGTGGCACTTCCACCGGGTCCTCAATCCATCGGGAGTGGGGGCGCAACCGAAAAACCATCCTGATTCCGTCCGCGCCGCTGGCGGAAATTGTCGGCACAAATTCGTATGATTTGATCAAAATTGATATCGAAGGTGCGGAAAAATTCATTTTTGAAAATGAAACTGAGTTTATATTGAGTTTCCCATTGGGGCTGGCGGAATGGCACGCCCCGTATTGGTCCGGAAAGCAAATGAAGGATTGGTTGCAAAAAAATAAATGCCGGATTTTGCAGGTCAGCGCTGGAAGCCTTTACGGTTCAGATGCCTTTGATTCAGCTCTGGGGACGGTGCTTTGGTCAACACGATCGGCAGAAGCAGCAACTTAA